DNA sequence from the Armigeres subalbatus isolate Guangzhou_Male chromosome 1, GZ_Asu_2, whole genome shotgun sequence genome:
gtggtttaatccccggaaataggcaattacctttgattgaaatgaggttgttgtttatcatgatatttatgatcattagagtggggcgtcatggtcattttttcaaatcaatggttcttcgaagccattctgggtcctgaacaactgtgcagaatttgggaccgattggttgcttccttgcTTCCCGCATTgcgtttaaagtttgtatggaaattagtatgggagaacgtatatttttgcatttttactactagaggtttcagttcatcgtaaaccaagtggcacattacgttaaagtataacccaaaggatgccgaaaaactttgctgaagaaggcacgttgctggaacgtccacgaaaaaagttataacgcttcaaagattgagtgttcaaaccatatgcaaaaaatcatttattctgccagcactgccgaactacgtggagcaataatttaactgagtgttatttcaaaattattgattttataggactttggagctaatgggagatattcggaatgatttcacaaagtaaaaattccgactagaaggaaaatgggttttgccctctgacaattacaggttgtccggtagtgctgacagaaacattgatttcttgcatatggtttgaacaatcaattttcgaaacgtaataatattttttgcagaccttccagctgcgtaccttcttcggccaagtttttcggcatcttccaggctatatgctaacctattgagtcacgtgattgatgataaattgaagccgctaagagcaaaaatgtaaaaagaacgttttcccatactaatctccatgtaaacttaaaacgcgatgcggcatgcgaggttgcaaccaatcgagcccatattttgcacagttaattggggtcccaaaacgattcagaaaaaccttgatctcactcgatcggacgaagttttcgttttcccatacaactgcgccccactctaatgatcATAAATAGtttaatctgaataggctataacttggCCGTTTGACACTTTCAGTACCGGTAACTTGACTGCTAGgtccaagcaaactagatgttggttaCAAGCGAacaaggggctgtccataaaccacgtagaccaaattttcatattttcaaaccccccctcTCCCCCCTGATAGACTTTCatagacttttccaaaacccTCCCCAACCCCggaaagtctacgtagacttttccaaaaaattGTCATGTCATATGTGTTGTACGTTTCGAAATAAGATCAGTAACGAGTTATGGTATTAAGTTATTAAAATCCATTAACAAGAAATCCATTTTAATATAAAACATTACAACAAAACGCTTATTTCGAAAACAGAACAaattcagtttaaaaaaaaatcaaacttatTCTCTGTGCACGGCTGCAGAAACTAGATCTCAAACTTCCCGATAGATTCAATTCCTTCTAGAGGTGTGCGCTGACATTTTCGCATCAGCGCGCTGCTGTATTCTATCACAACACTGATCTATAACTTtccacgccggttcaaattCGGGGAAgtctgaagaatttctagaacaaatttaGAAGACTATCAAGTGTAAATCCTTAAGATAAACACGTCGATATTCCAAAGAATATTTCGTAAAAGTTTTCGATTGATGACCCTAAAACTCCCGTTGATACTCCTAAGAACTTTAAGTAAACATTCCATGCCGAAATTTCATGGATCGTAAAAAATAAGCTgaactttttttaaaatctttattaaggagactttgaATAAGTAGAACTTTTCGTGGGATTCCCAAGAACTTCCAAATTATTTGAGGTGGAAATTTCGGTTGAATGTGTCGTGAGAATTTTGGTAAATTTTCCATCAAAACTGCAAAGGAAATCGCAAGGATTTTTCCATGGATACTCGAAGAATTTTCGGTGACAGAATCAAATatttttccgtgaaagttttctttcaaaatcccgaagattttccattcaagttctaaaaaaatccattggtaATCCCGAAGAAACTGtcgttgaaattccgaagactTTTCCGTAGATATCCAAAGATTTCTCAgtggaattccaaagaattcccggTGAATCTTCAGCAAatattccaatggaaattcagatgaattttacgcGGACTTTACGGAAAATTCCATGCAGAAAATCGCTGAaacataagatttttttttgttcttttttaaCGTGATttgaaaaaactgaaaaaaactggaaaatGGAAAAGCTGAGGTTGCTGTAGCTTCGGCCTATTTTCCGGGTGATGATCCTGAGGCCCCTCCTCCTGAGGTCGAATCATTTATCCAATACTGCAGAGAGAATAACAAGTCATTCATCATTGGCTGTGATGCTAATGCGCATCATACCGTGTGGGGTAGTACGGATATCAACAGTAGAGGTGAATGCTTACTTGAATATCTCTCATCCAATAATATTGATATTTGCAATAGGGGAAATGATCCAACATTTTCTAATGCAATTAGACAAGAGGTCTTAGATCTGACACTGTGCAACGGTGCGATTTATGAAAGAATTGCAAACTGGCATGTCTCCAAGGAAACATCATTGTCAGATCATAGACATATTGTGTTTGAATGGAGTTGGGGAAAACGATCATCAACTTCATTTAGAAACGCTAGAAAAACGAACTGGGAACAATATGAGCAATATTTAAATTCAGACCCATTTACAAAAGGTGGAAAGATTGATTTAGTTCAAGAACTGGAATATTTTTCCCAAAAGGTAAATGATAAGATTTTAAATGCTTTCTACAACAGTTGTCCTACGAAACAGTCGTCCTCTAACAGGGACGTTCCGTGGTGGAACTCAAAATTGGAGAAACTGCGGAAGACTTCTCGTAAACTTTTTAATAAAGCAAAAAGAACCTCGAATTGGACTCCGTATAGGAGTGCACTTACTGAGTACAATAACGAAATAAGAAAGTCCAAAAGAAGATCGTGGGTTCAAACgtgtgaaaatattagcaatacTCCAGAAGTCGCGAGACTTCAGAGGGCACTTGCAAAAGATCATACTAATGAGCTAGGGAATCTGAAAAAAAGGATGGATTTTCCACACAAACTTCTGGTGAAACATTAATGGAAACCCGTTTTCCTGGATCGATTATGTGTGTAGACCCAACAACAAGTGGTTCGTTTGAAAGTCAAAGATGTTCAGCAAGAACAACTAAAATGTCTGATGATGCGAAAAATGTTGCACAAGCCTTGGCTGACGATATCTTTACGAAAGCCAGGGTAGAGAATGCAGTGTGATCTGTTGAGCCTTATAAATCTGCCGGACCGGACGGAATAATTCCAGCAATGCTTCAAAACGGAGAATCAGTGCTGATTCCGCCGTTAATTGAGATATTCAAGGCAAGTCTAAGACTCAATTATATTCCATCTTCATGGAGGAaagtaaaatttattttcatacCAAAAATAGGAAAGCGAGATAAGACGCATCCTAAATCATTCAGgcccaaggaatgtaattgttgctgaaaaatgcgaaaaacaagcgacaaaagagaatagcgataactctttgtccccatctgcagaggataaagacattgttgcgttccattttatttgcaacaaacatggagaggtaattgttgtaaacttttcaaactgcgataacttgtttatttcagaagtaaaacgcaaataatgtcaacagatggttgagtttatgtctaatctatgataactgatactaatttaaccaaaaacatcatcggaaaccgactacttctcaaaatgcgtggcaggcgataattgtcctattctgttgcagtttgggacaaacgcttattgcgagagaggacaatgttgttgtcattgccaatgttgttattttacattccttgttcAGGCCCATTAGTCTTTCATCAGTTCTGTTGAAAACTATGGAAAAGGTGTTGAGTGATTATATCAACTCAAATTACATGATTAAACATCCACTGTCTAAGTTCCAGTTTGCTTACCAGTCCGGTAAGTCAACAATTACGGCACTTCATACAGTGGTATCTAAGGTGGAAAAAGCGCTTTCGGTAAAAGAAATAGCACTTTGTTCTTTCTTGGACATTGAAGGAGCTTTCGATCgcgcttcttattcgtcaatggatcgtgccatgaagaaaaaaaacttcgacACGAACATTATCAAATGGTGCAAAAAGAGAAATTTATTCAGAGCTGTGAAGTTCGTCTCTTACAGTATGATCAACAAAAGGGGTCCTCTCACCACTAATGTGGTCCTTAGTTGTAGACGATCTTTGAAAAAGCGTAGAGGAAAAAGGTTTCGAGGATGTAGGCTTTGCTGATGATATTGTCATCATAGTGGAAGGGGCAATCGACAATGTCATTTCTGAGAGAATGCAATGGGCTCTAAAAACTTATCCATTTATGTGTATTCAGGAAGGCCTTAGCATTAATCCGTCgaaaattgtaattgtaccaTTCACTAGGGAAAGAAAACTTGATCTAAAAGCTCTAAAGCTTGGAGGACTAGAAATTCAGCTTAGTGAACAGGTCAAATACCTGGGAGTCATTCTGGATTCTAAACtgaactggaatgctcatattgAGTGTGCGATCGGAAAGGCAACTAGTGCCTTCTGGATAAGCTCTAAAACATTTGGACGAAAATGGGGCTTAAGACCAAAAATGATTAAATGGATGTATACTTCCATTATTCATCAAAAACTAACATACGCTGCTCttgtatggtggccaaaaataaaagaggctactgcacagaagaagctgacaaaactgcaaaggttagtgtccattgctataacgggagcgatgcgtagcactccttcaaaatcgttagatgcaattctaaatctgctaccattgtatgaattcgtgcagttagaagcggaaaagaatatgcaaaaacttaaacgattgaagttattcaagtcaggcgatttagtgggccacttgagtatctcacaaaattttcaatatgggccagtgatgaatatgcgtggagactggatgaaacctgtggagaactatgacattcctTATTACATACGTGAGCCATCACGTATGGACTGGGAAGTCGGAGGTCCCACTGTTCGGGACGGTTCCATGAAATTCTACACAGATGGctcaaaaataggaacaaaaacgGGAACAGGAATCTTCGGCTctgggatatcgatctcagtggcaatgggaaactatccaacggtgttccaagcggagatttttgctataatgaaatgtgcAAATATCTGTGTAGAGAGGATATAtaaatatgcaaatatttgtatcttcacagatagtcaagcggcactcaaagcattaagtagctttaaatgtacatcaaaacttgtctgtgactgcattctttcattgcgaaaagtgtgccaagagaactccgtaaatctgtTCTGGGCtccaggacactgtggcattgaaggtaatgaaaaagcagacgagcttgcaaaactaggttcaaacacacagtttattggcTCACACcctttctgcggtatatcatgctgtactataaaaatggaattgaaatcctgggaagcacaaaggttgatgaccaactggttggttgccgaaaagtgtgctcaatcaaagagatttataattcccaatgttaaagtaaccgaaaagctcttggagctcagcaagagagctctttgcaccttcactggcctaataaccggacactgcccgagcagatatcacttgaaaaatattggccagattcagaatgatatctgtcgtttctgtaacatggaacgtaaaacctcggaacatctggCCCCCCTCcactcataacatttgtttcatGGATGCTCAAGTGTGTAATCATGGCATTCAATAAAGGTTTGTAAACATCCGAAAAATAATGTGAGTAATTGACTGCAAGcgtaaattttattttcaataactttTGCTAACGAAAATAAAGTCTATCTAGATAGACATAaagctaattttcaaataaacgtcctGAGAATCCTGAGATCTAgcattttattaaataaattttcatcccAAACTAAATCCGTGCCAAACCCGCGCGAagtcctaaaatcgttatgtaaatccgcccCAAAtccgtagtcgtaacaaccctgcatgagaaatatagagaaagatacaaagtaggagaatggaacggacctgggattgaacccacgatctcctgcgtatgaggcagaagcagtagccatatgactaccaagcccgtttcgGGAAGAAATCCAGCTGACAAAAACCCAGCATTTTCTCCAAGGAACCATAAGTTTGGGGCTATACTTGTATATTTCTAGGAAGCATCACATTCTACGCTAGCCACAGAAGAAAAACTTCATCCAAAAGCCCCGAAATTGAGGAACGCATCGAAATTCAATCGGGACGATTCAATCTTAAGGGGAAAGCAGCTAACAATGCAACCACGCGGACTTCGACACCATTCATCGGATGCCGACACCAAAAGTACAATTCCCATGGTAAAGACGCGACACCAAGGTACACCACAAATAGCAAATCGTCGACGAACACCAGGACCGCTGACGCAGCGCATAGGAAACGTGGACAATGAACTTCAGACCCCGATCGCCTGATCGGGCAAACTGCTAACGTAGAATATTTAGGGCCTAGGTAGGTTTCTTGAAATCAGAATGGAAAAATAAAGCTCAGTTCGATTTgtgaattctttttttttttttttttttcggtggtTAATTCGCATAGCAGAAACGTCAGCAGTTAAtcgaaaaacttaaaaaaaagatCAGATATTGcttagatttaaaaaaacacataatgGTAAAAAAGAAGCCCAATAACGCCTGAGAAACGGCCTGCGTTGTGTTTGTTCTCATGGAAAATGTTTTGACTCAATGAAAGGATGTCTAACCTGGGATTTAGACCTTAATAAATCATGAAAAGATACTAAATTTGAAATTACTTTTATGCAGGTTCTGTTATTAAAACAACTAACATAGATTCTTCAAGCTTCAAACCACAATCAGTAATATACATCCAAATTTCGGATTCACAAGTTTTTTCCGATCAAATCTAAACAAAACTATCAATTCGACTACGTGGTTGTAATGACTGCACGGCAGATCATCCTTGATCTCGAATATTGGTTTCGTTTTAGAAGCACACAATTTCAAATCACCGATTTGTTTACATATTTTAACTCCAAAATAACTTTGAATAAAAGTTattttggacaaaatttaaatatttacaaTATGATGATGCCCGAAGTATGCAAAATTAATATTGATATCAATttccaaatattcaaaattcagTAACTAAATAATCAGTTAGCCGCCGTAATTATTAAATGTTATGTTACCAGGTTTTGCCCAATGCTCTCAACAATAAATATCTTATAATTATTAATACTCGATCAATTATCTTCATAAAATGCTGAACGGCGATTATGTACCGGATCTTCTGATAAATCTACACTGGGATCACAATGTGTTTGAAAGAGAGTACTTACTGTCAATAGAACCTAATTATCCTGGGTGGGACATTATTCACTGAATTCATTCGTATAACAAATGCATTTTATAAGTAACCAAATGGAATGCAAATAAACTACTCTTTTGCCATTGTTGTGTGCTTCACGGGATAAACTAATCGCCAAAACAAATCATCACTATTATCATTTCCATTGCATTCCATCCGGTTACTGTCCACCTGTCCTACTATATCACGCACCAtcgtaagaaaaaaaaagtatggcCACTCGCTTCTCCCACCCATCCCCGCCAGTCTACTTACTCTTAATGATCATCACCTTTTTCGCCTTCCGATGCTTGCTGTGTACTTTCGTGATGTGTCGATTTAGCGTGtacccccggaggaacttcagccCGCAGTACTCGCAGGCTGTCACCGTCAAACCGGGCGCCAGCTCGCCGTGCACCTCGTACATGTGCCGCTTCAGGTTGTAGGACTTCGTAAATCGCATCTGGCACGGATCGCACGCCAGCGAGCATCGCGTGCCCCGGTCCCACGCGTGAACATTGTCCATGTGCTGCTCGAAATCGTAGTGCGTTGCGAAGCTCTCCTGGCACACCTCGCAGTCCGGCGGGGGTTTGTTCGGGTCCAGTTTCCCCTTTCGGAATGCCACCCGAGCGGGGCGCGAATCCGATGAAATGTTGGCTGGTGGCGACGACGCAGATGGTGGTACCGGCAGCCCAATTAAGCCGGGACTGCTGCCACCGAGGGAAATCTGATTCACTTGCACCGAAATTGAGAGACTACTCGTCTGCGAGTAGAGCGAAATCTCTGCCGGTGACTGGAAACTACTGCTGTTGGCTAATACAAGACTAGAATCTGTTGACTGTGGTTCTTCCCCTTCATCTTCATCGTCGTCGTCCTCGTCATCTGGCTCGTCCTTACAGTCATCTATCACAATCGTTGGAGGTTCTTCCTCCTCTTTAATTAGCACGTCCGGTTCTATAGGAATTATTTGATGTTGTGCTACTTTTCCAGCAACTGCGGCTGCGGCCGCCGCCAGCTGCTGCTCAGCAGCTAAACGTCGCTCTTCTTCCTCCTGTCGCTCTTTCTCGAGTTCTCTCCGTGTTCGAATCATCACATCCTGCCGGAGGCATTCTTCTCGGAACTGGCAAAACAAATCCAACATTTGCAGACACTTGTCGCAGATGACCGCACCGGAGTCCTGCGTTCGGGTCAGAATAACCGACGTCAAAACGTCGATCATACGAACGAGCTCGTCTTTCGGATCTTCGTCGCCGGGAGGAAACAGCGGATGTATGACAACCCCCTCCGAGGCGCACAGTCTACAGAAATATTCCAATGGGCTGCGGAAGGGTGAGGAATCGAAAAATTGTTAAGGGTAGGATTGTATTTGGAAATTGTGGATCAATTCAAAAAATACTTACTATTCATCATTTTCCATTGCATCCACCGACGATTGTGTGTACGTTGCACAAGATACGCTTGCGGATATTTTTGCTTTCCTAAGCAGAATTTGAATTCTTATTTCACAATCGCGTCTGTCCGGAAACCAACGCATATATTGCAGGACCAGGTTTTATTTACAAGCGATGATGGTGCGGTGTGACCATGGGGAGGGTGCGACATCGTTTTGGCAGCGTTGGCAGCTGACGCAAGAAGTGAGAACAAAATTTGTTGTCAATAATTTGTCACTTTTTTGCTGtcaagggtctgttcaaatattacgtaacgcaataggtgGGGGATTGTTTCATTTTTGTTACAGatacagtcaatttatttgtttcgcggatgacatggacatgcATGgacattagggtctcgccgacatttctcatcAACACGCCCGGATAAAAAATTACAGTACCTTGTATGGTTAAAACCATTAGAATACTAtagattgtgtggcaaacaataAAATCTACTGTACATTTATTGTAGTTTTCTAACGGTGGAAATACACATATATTGTACTAACCATAAAACCACAATGAAccttaatgtcaacaatgaattctataatgtttttattgtttgcAATTGTTGATggaaaatctaatcaaaattcaaaattattcttTTTCGTTGATCAGAAAATCTTTTCTGATGTTAAAAATAATATGGTTTTTAAAATACTATAGTATTGTACTATATATTGAAGCATCCAAGAAGTTGGAAAATTCTTGTGGCGACACCCACTTTTGCACCGCATCGCCACTGAATCACTTCTGATTTTACTCTTAAGAGTAAAGAGATTCAGTTTCTCTGCAAATTTTAGAACACTATAATTCTATATTGAATCTGGGGGAAAATTGAACAAGGTCGCTGGTTTCCTCAGCAGTGTTGTATTCATATATGaaagattttcaataaaatgaaatcattatgttgctgcaatGGGAGGCGCCGTagttgcaaagtggattgatccgcaGATAAAAtaacgcattcatacaccaacacaattgaaaaattgtttaaaactgcagaaaatagaacagaTTTCTCtcttaaatatatttatttcattCAGAGACATTAAAATCATTCTAGCAACACTGTCGTTTTGACCATGTTTTCGTTTGTATCCGATCCgagtttatgtttattttttatcttgCCAATCAGAATGTCGTGATTAGAGGCCTCTAGTCGTGATCATCGTAATTGATCCTTTGGTATCTTCATGTCCGGCGACTAGGGAGCTTGGGTATCCCGAGGTAGTTTGATGGCAGATCAGCAGCGGCTCAACGCAAAAGGCTGGAAACGATCCATTCGAACACCAAAACCGGAGCTAAGGTTACGTTACGTCGGTTTTTCTGTTGGTCATCAGAACAACAAGAGCGGCTTCTTCCTGAAGAAGTTCCCACTCGGAAAGGTAAGATGATTTATTTGTTTGGTGCAAAAGAACCCAGTGACAAGTATAAACAATCTTCAattgatattttgaaaaaatatttcagttaaTTGACAAATTTATTATAGGTTTCTGCCGTCGACACTATCAAATTTCTGACCAGAAGGAACGCAATTGCATACTACGTCGCGATGGTTCAGCTGCGTGGCAAGACCGATATTGAGAAGCCCAAAGTACTGTCGTTCCTGTCCCTAACCGACAATGAGCTGCTACCGGCAGTGTGCACCTGGGTCTTTTCCATCATACGGACCGGAGGAGCTGGGCATCAGGAATGAAAGAAAGAGAAGGAGCCAAGGCCGAACCTTGCCTTGAACCTTGTTAGATGTCGCCGAGGTCGAGGCCGAGGTGGTTCTGTTCCATGTATTGCCAAAGGGAACGTTCAATCCGGTACAACTTTGGCGACTTCAAGCATTGCTACTCGAACGAAGATGAACTAAGTCCATCCGTTACTTCTGACAGAAGTTCAACTAGCAAACTACTTCAGCTGGTACGGTAGCGTTTGGTTCTCGCGAGAGCAGGAACTGTGCATTACGAAGTGTATACGAGTGGAAGAAACTGGATACCAGCTCAGACGAAACCAAGGAAGTGCTGAAACAATACTTCAGCCGAGATTTCAGCTGATCCGGTGTCGATAAGGGAGGCCGCATGTTCAAGAGGAAATATTCAAGAATGCTTGCTGGCACTCAGCCATAACAGCGGGCAcagtttttttgtctttatcaAAGAGGGTtccagcccgaggctggctcatctcttaaACTAAATCAGGTTAATTTCTCTCTTAAACTGAATCAGGTTAATTTAATCAGGTGGAAGTCAAACGTGTCATTGCTGCCATGTCATTCGGCTTGAAGGTAATGATGAAAAAGAGGAGTAACTTGTATTCTCATCTCTTATCTTTCTAAATCAAACAGAAAATCGTGAAAATCAAATAACCATGCATTAAATAAGATCCGAAAAAACTTAGTTCATAAAATAATACAAACACTCAGTACAGCCTGTATAATAACAACACattaaaaagaaaattatttagccattttttagtggaatgttttcattgtcattagacgagtttagcacaattccatttaattccaccacctcgtaatacttttacatatacgtatttcgacctcaactgtaaggtcgtcttcagtgtctcgtacttgatacTCGACAATGTCGAAAatggaattgtgctaaactcgtcttttGACAGTAAACacataaaagttaatttttgattgtTGACTAAAATTGAATCAGGATAGATtttaattaaacttaaaagaaatttacaatatgattttttgatttacaaTTAATTTTATTAACAGGGAAAAATCGACATTTCTTGCGAGACGCAAAAAATGATTTACAGCATTACAATTTAATATTACAAAGTGTAATAATGGTTTGTAAAGATTTGAATCATTTTTTGAACCTCACGAGaaatgtggattttttttctctgttagtaaaataaattgtaaaccattaaataaattgtattgtatttttattggaatACTGGAATACAttaattctaaaatttattgtACTTCTAtagcaaaacaataaaaaaaagtaaagaaaaacattaaaaacacgtagttttctattgttttgtccatggaaatcatccaattgaagaaccgtaaagtctattgttttgctctgaattttgtatggaaaattttcgaaatttttattgtaaagatacataacaacccctattttttattgtaaaagtcccatttaccattcattttgtCGTGCAAAACCATACATTCTTATGCAATTTAATTGTAAATTTTCCATTACATTTACTGGTAATTCTTATGTAATAAATGGTGATGGAACAGtaaaatttatgattttttaattatattttttatccggggaaCGCACACACttacctcatttcaccgtattcggtaaattttaccgaaatctcaacagcagaactgttacCCCTGAAGCAAGTTAAGTTGCTTCAGGAAGTGTAGGGAACGGGATGTACTAGttattcataacaggtacagcaaaacttcacaaggacgcccttattcgtactaactactcagggaatagaaggtcaagaagagccaccgttgctaactaaagcgtgaaccggatacctgggactcccacaatatccgcggcgatagtaacaaacgatgccctgtacgtatttagtgttcaattttcaatttttaaatttataaggaAATGATAGAAAGAAAGCAAATatttggaacgtgctcaccagttTCCGAGACGATGACTTGATAACAAAGCGTTTAATTTCGAGAAATCAGACCCTAGATGCCTTTCGCTATT
Encoded proteins:
- the LOC134202899 gene encoding zinc finger and BTB domain-containing protein 18-like isoform X1, which produces MRWFPDRRDCEIRIQILLRKAKISASVSCATYTQSSVDAMENDEYPLEYFCRLCASEGVVIHPLFPPGDEDPKDELVRMIDVLTSVILTRTQDSGAVICDKCLQMLDLFCQFREECLRQDVMIRTRRELEKERQEEEERRLAAEQQLAAAAAAVAGKVAQHQIIPIEPDVLIKEEEEPPTIVIDDCKDEPDDEDDDDEDEGEEPQSTDSSLVLANSSSFQSPAEISLYSQTSSLSISVQVNQISLGGSSPGLIGLPVPPSASSPPANISSDSRPARVAFRKGKLDPNKPPPDCEVCQESFATHYDFEQHMDNVHAWDRGTRCSLACDPCQMRFTKSYNLKRHMYEVHGELAPGLTVTACEYCGLKFLRGYTLNRHITKVHSKHRKAKKVMIIKSTAIINTSFNV
- the LOC134202899 gene encoding zinc finger and BTB domain-containing protein 18-like isoform X2: MRWFPDRRDCEIRIQILLRKAKISASVSCATYTQSSVDAMENDEYPLEYFCRLCASEGVVIHPLFPPGDEDPKDELVRMIDVLTSVILTRTQDSGAVICDKCLQMLDLFCQFREECLRQDVMIRTRRELEKERQEEEERRLAAEQQLAAAAAAVAGKVAQHQIIPIEPDVLIKEEEEPPTIVIDDCKDEPDDEDDDDEDEGEEPQSTDSSLVLANSSSFQSPAEISLYSQTSSLSISVQVNQISLGGSSPGLIGLPVPPSASSPPANISSDSRPARVAFRKGKLDPNKPPPDCEVCQESFATHYDFEQHMDNVHAWDRGTRCSLACDPCQMRFTKSYNLKRHMYEVHGELAPGLTVTACEYCGLKFLRGYTLNRHITKVHSKHRKAKKVMIIKIQPT
- the LOC134203112 gene encoding elongation factor 1-gamma-like, with the translated sequence MADQQRLNAKGWKRSIRTPKPELRLRYVGFSVGHQNNKSGFFLKKFPLGKVSAVDTIKFLTRRNAIAYYVAMVQLRGKTDIEKPKVLSFLSLTDNELLPAVCTWVFSIIRTGGAGHQE
- the LOC134202899 gene encoding zinc finger and BTB domain-containing protein 18-like isoform X3; translation: MRWFPDRRDCEIRIQILLRKAKISASVSCATYTQSSVDAMENDEYPLEYFCRLCASEGVVIHPLFPPGDEDPKDELVRMIDVLTSVILTRTQDSGAVICDKCLQMLDLFCQFREECLRQDVMIRTRRELEKERQEEEERRLAAEQQLAAAAAAVAGKVAQHQIIPIEPDVLIKEEEEPPTIVIDDCKDEPDDEDDDDEDEGEEPQSTDSSLVLANSSSFQSPAEISLYSQTSSLSISVQVNQISLGGSSPGLIGLPVPPSASSPPANISSDSRPARVAFRKGKLDPNKPPPDCEVCQESFATHYDFEQHMDNVHAWDRGTRCSLACDPCQMRFTKSYNLKRHMYEVHGELAPGLTVTACEYCGLKFLRGYTLNRHITKVHSKHRKAKKVMIIKSK